A genomic stretch from Desulfolutivibrio sulfodismutans DSM 3696 includes:
- a CDS encoding head decoration protein, which translates to MSQGYQTAGAFVPDNLIAGDAKIVTQGITVASGQGVLPRGAVLGRITDAEDEDVGKYVLSGATSVTDGSQTPDCILAEAVDATSADVLTVGYLSGQFNQAALTLGNGHTLAAIRDGLRDKNIYLTTVGGA; encoded by the coding sequence ATGTCGCAGGGATACCAGACTGCCGGAGCGTTCGTTCCGGACAACCTGATTGCCGGAGACGCCAAGATCGTGACCCAGGGCATCACCGTGGCCTCGGGGCAGGGCGTGCTGCCGCGCGGCGCAGTACTCGGCAGGATCACCGACGCCGAGGACGAGGACGTGGGCAAGTACGTGCTGTCCGGGGCCACGTCCGTGACCGACGGCAGCCAGACCCCGGACTGCATCCTGGCCGAGGCCGTGGACGCCACCAGCGCCGACGTGCTCACCGTTGGCTACCTGTCCGGCCAGTTCAACCAGGCCGCCCTGACCCTCGGGAACGGCCACACCCTGGCCGCCATCCGTGACGGCCTGCGCGACAAAAACATCTACCTGACCACCGTGGGAGGGGCCTAG
- a CDS encoding major capsid protein codes for MPNEIDLFSSREMLEVVETVYPVGDFLLETFFHFSDPVVHISEYVDVDVVKGGRRLAAFVNPLSEGKPVERKGYSTKTLIPPYVKPFRITTAGDLLKRLPGEHVYGGKSPQERAAYQLGRDLLDLMTQINRRIGWMAAQILNTGKVVCVGEDISLEVDFGLADTHKITLSAADKWTASTADPAGDIVEWKDLLAKDSGHVPDVAVLGLSVAQALKKNELVLKQLDNRRVIMGQIVPQDLPKGVTYLGELEGVQLYQFLDYYEDDSGVLQPMVPANKILIGSTRAEARMHFGAIKDAKAMIEGVSTPYYPSSWIPDNPPARHLMIQSAPLPAIHEIDAFASILAV; via the coding sequence ATGCCCAACGAAATCGATCTGTTCTCCAGCCGCGAGATGCTGGAGGTCGTCGAGACCGTCTATCCGGTTGGTGATTTCCTGCTGGAGACCTTTTTCCACTTCTCTGATCCCGTCGTACACATATCCGAATACGTGGACGTGGACGTGGTGAAGGGCGGCCGCCGTCTGGCCGCATTCGTCAACCCCTTGAGCGAGGGCAAGCCCGTGGAACGCAAGGGCTACTCCACCAAGACCCTCATCCCTCCATACGTCAAGCCGTTTCGTATCACCACGGCTGGCGACCTGCTCAAGCGGCTGCCGGGTGAGCACGTCTACGGCGGGAAAAGCCCACAGGAACGCGCGGCCTATCAGCTCGGGCGCGACCTGCTGGATCTGATGACCCAGATCAACCGGCGCATCGGCTGGATGGCGGCGCAAATTCTGAACACCGGCAAGGTCGTTTGCGTTGGCGAGGACATTTCCCTCGAGGTGGATTTCGGCTTGGCCGATACCCATAAAATCACCCTGTCCGCTGCGGACAAATGGACAGCCAGCACAGCCGATCCTGCGGGCGATATCGTGGAATGGAAGGATTTGCTGGCCAAGGACTCGGGACACGTGCCGGACGTGGCGGTGCTGGGGCTGTCCGTGGCCCAGGCCCTCAAGAAAAACGAGCTGGTGCTTAAGCAGCTCGACAACCGCCGGGTGATTATGGGGCAGATCGTTCCCCAGGACTTGCCCAAGGGTGTGACCTACCTCGGGGAACTGGAGGGCGTGCAGCTCTATCAGTTTCTGGACTACTACGAGGACGATTCCGGCGTCTTGCAGCCCATGGTCCCGGCCAACAAGATATTGATCGGTTCCACCCGGGCCGAGGCGCGTATGCACTTCGGCGCGATCAAGGATGCCAAGGCCATGATTGAAGGCGTGTCCACGCCGTACTATCCGTCCTCGTGGATACCCGACAATCCTCCGGCGCGGCACCTGATGATCCAGTCCGCCCCATTGCCCGCCATCCACGAGATCGACGCCTTCGCCTCGATCCTGGCCGTGTAG
- a CDS encoding glycoside hydrolase family 19 protein: MDLLPVVDALAPQALPVVRQAFATSWPVFERWRMTSFLVLAHFLAHAAHETRLFRALTENLRYSAKRLTEVWEKRFPTLEAARPYAWDPSDPDPEDVALANLAYGSRMGNEENGTDDDDGWRYRGQGIFHLTGRGAYRQIGQMVGVDIEADPSLVLSEHLLIPCACAFWTWKGMTPYAESDDLRSTTRLINGGDNGLADRAIRLAQAKRLLGV; encoded by the coding sequence ATGGATCTGCTCCCCGTTGTTGACGCCCTGGCCCCCCAGGCCCTGCCCGTGGTGCGGCAGGCGTTCGCCACGTCCTGGCCGGTGTTCGAGCGCTGGCGCATGACCTCGTTTTTGGTGCTGGCGCATTTTTTGGCCCACGCCGCACACGAGACGCGGCTTTTCCGCGCGCTCACCGAGAACCTGCGCTACAGCGCCAAACGTCTCACCGAGGTCTGGGAAAAACGGTTCCCGACCCTGGAGGCGGCCCGGCCCTACGCCTGGGACCCGTCGGACCCGGACCCCGAGGACGTGGCCCTGGCCAACCTGGCCTACGGCTCGCGCATGGGCAACGAGGAGAACGGCACCGACGACGACGACGGCTGGCGGTACCGGGGCCAGGGGATTTTCCACCTGACCGGGCGCGGCGCGTACCGCCAGATCGGGCAGATGGTCGGCGTGGACATCGAGGCCGACCCGTCGCTGGTTTTGTCCGAGCATTTGCTGATCCCGTGCGCCTGCGCATTTTGGACGTGGAAGGGCATGACGCCCTACGCCGAGTCCGACGACCTGCGCAGCACCACGCGGCTGATCAACGGCGGCGACAACGGTCTGGCGGATCGCGCGATCCGGCTGGCCCAGGCCAAGAGGCTGCTCGGTGTCTGA
- a CDS encoding S49 family peptidase gives MPKNDARRVLAAITSEPWAILPGYLETIVEIAHRHGDPEALAVKTGQPLESAERITVRDGVAVIPVTGPIFRYSSLFTRISGATSVELLARDFRAALDDPSVRAVALEIDSPGGQIAGIHEFAAQIYAARGVKPLAAYVGATGASAAYWIAAAAGRIVADDTAVLGSIGVVMSLPRSDGKTLEIVSSRSPKKRLDPETDDGRRELVRHLDELAAVFLADVATFRGVSVQTVETDFGQGGVLVGAGAVAAGMADALGSLEGVLAELSAPRPLAGTFFAMEETMPASTALPGGGQTAAPPAQNPVTAAPPAPVAQTAPAAAPPIPAQPAAATPAAPAQPGVASILALAAVILGAEAGQKLTAAMSAAAEFGVTVDQYAALAAKLAPAPATAQQPAPPASASHLTLLQATLAKPAAPGGPADPDAAERARVRASMKSGLTAGQGRK, from the coding sequence ATGCCGAAAAATGATGCCCGGCGCGTGCTTGCGGCCATCACCTCCGAGCCCTGGGCCATCCTGCCCGGCTACCTGGAGACCATCGTCGAGATCGCCCACCGCCACGGTGACCCCGAGGCCCTGGCCGTAAAAACGGGCCAGCCGCTGGAGAGCGCCGAACGGATCACGGTGCGCGACGGCGTGGCCGTGATCCCGGTGACCGGCCCGATCTTCCGCTATTCGAGCCTGTTCACCCGCATCTCCGGGGCCACGTCCGTGGAGCTTCTGGCCCGGGATTTCCGGGCCGCGCTGGACGATCCGTCGGTGCGGGCCGTGGCCCTGGAGATCGACAGCCCGGGCGGGCAGATCGCCGGAATCCACGAGTTCGCGGCCCAGATTTACGCGGCCCGGGGCGTCAAGCCTCTGGCCGCCTACGTCGGCGCGACCGGGGCCAGTGCGGCCTACTGGATCGCCGCCGCCGCCGGGCGGATCGTGGCGGACGACACGGCCGTGCTCGGCAGCATCGGCGTGGTGATGAGCCTGCCCAGGTCCGACGGCAAGACCCTGGAAATCGTTTCCAGCCGGTCGCCGAAAAAGCGCCTCGACCCCGAGACCGACGACGGCCGCCGGGAGCTGGTGCGCCATCTGGACGAGCTGGCCGCCGTGTTCCTCGCCGACGTGGCCACGTTTCGGGGCGTGTCCGTGCAGACCGTGGAAACCGATTTCGGCCAGGGCGGCGTCCTGGTCGGCGCCGGGGCGGTGGCGGCCGGAATGGCCGACGCCCTGGGCAGTCTGGAGGGAGTTTTGGCCGAATTGTCGGCCCCCCGGCCCCTCGCCGGGACCTTTTTCGCCATGGAGGAGACCATGCCCGCATCCACTGCGTTGCCCGGCGGGGGACAGACCGCCGCGCCCCCGGCCCAGAATCCCGTGACCGCCGCGCCTCCCGCGCCCGTTGCCCAGACCGCCCCGGCGGCCGCTCCCCCGATCCCGGCCCAGCCGGCCGCCGCGACGCCAGCGGCCCCGGCCCAGCCGGGCGTCGCCAGCATCCTGGCCCTGGCCGCCGTGATTCTCGGCGCGGAGGCGGGACAGAAACTGACGGCCGCCATGTCGGCCGCCGCCGAGTTCGGGGTGACCGTGGATCAGTACGCCGCTCTGGCGGCCAAGCTGGCCCCGGCCCCGGCGACCGCCCAACAGCCCGCGCCCCCGGCCTCGGCGTCGCACCTGACGCTGTTGCAGGCGACCCTGGCCAAGCCTGCCGCTCCCGGCGGTCCCGCCGATCCGGACGCGGCCGAGCGTGCCCGGGTGCGCGCGTCCATGAAATCCGGCCTGACCGCCGGACAGGGGAGGAAATAG